A genomic segment from Alteribacillus bidgolensis encodes:
- a CDS encoding sigma-54-dependent transcriptional regulator translates to MKIGIIAPYEGMAQRAKSLEVNNNHLTIRVETGDLREALTPLAEMEKEGFQTIISRGGTAQLIREHTTLPVIEIGVSGYDILRLIMMARQWGESVELIGFPNVCSGFQEMMDILNIHIPYTTIYSSEEVLPVVQDAKTRGVSTVIGDTITVRQAERLGMTGILINSGIEAIEEAVEQAKTSANLMHRQQQILQGFQHLLHNVKEPLVLFNEEGEITFENHAGTHFLQDYLLTAEIDKWPKKLRDVWVKLMKEGQIHEWVVFANKRWEAQGEQLHQNGEKLFYIKLEEERRFSINRTDLAVLPLETTITSFQHILLPEGMDVPEVIDTVKQFRSLAIVGEKGTGKRTIASAIHSELYDFSASKKEITIRESISEDSLLLIQETIKVNNGVLYIKGWEYVEPAQIQHWLALAAESRAVLVFAAEDRHVVDTVFQNEQVLTIPALRERFEHIKTFTLPYIAQYNAVFGKQIIGLNDEAYKALKEKDWENNLNDLRLIIKNAIKQSDGPYITRTDLKTNESENEYATMDIPANKTLAELEHDIIEHVMKEEDYNQTKVAERLGINRSTLWRKLKN, encoded by the coding sequence ATGAAAATAGGAATAATCGCTCCTTATGAAGGGATGGCTCAAAGGGCAAAGTCTCTAGAAGTGAATAATAACCATCTTACCATTCGCGTGGAAACTGGGGATTTACGAGAAGCACTAACGCCTTTAGCTGAAATGGAGAAAGAAGGCTTCCAAACGATTATTAGTCGTGGGGGTACCGCTCAGCTTATCCGGGAACATACGACATTGCCGGTCATTGAAATCGGTGTGTCTGGCTATGATATTTTAAGACTGATTATGATGGCCAGACAATGGGGTGAGAGCGTGGAGCTTATAGGTTTCCCTAACGTTTGCAGCGGCTTTCAAGAAATGATGGATATATTAAATATTCATATTCCTTACACGACCATATATAGTTCAGAAGAAGTGCTGCCAGTCGTTCAAGATGCCAAAACACGCGGCGTGTCGACAGTAATAGGAGACACAATCACCGTTCGGCAAGCAGAAAGGCTGGGCATGACTGGTATTTTAATTAATTCAGGGATAGAAGCCATTGAGGAAGCGGTGGAACAGGCTAAAACATCCGCAAACTTAATGCATAGGCAGCAGCAAATACTTCAAGGTTTTCAGCACCTGCTGCATAACGTCAAAGAACCCCTGGTATTATTTAACGAAGAAGGGGAAATTACGTTTGAAAACCATGCCGGCACTCATTTTCTGCAAGACTATCTGCTGACAGCCGAAATAGATAAGTGGCCGAAAAAATTACGAGACGTCTGGGTGAAGCTTATGAAAGAAGGCCAAATCCATGAGTGGGTCGTATTTGCTAATAAAAGATGGGAAGCCCAAGGCGAGCAATTGCACCAAAACGGGGAGAAGTTATTTTATATAAAGCTCGAAGAAGAGCGGCGTTTCTCTATCAATCGGACAGATTTGGCGGTCCTGCCATTAGAAACGACGATAACCTCTTTTCAGCATATTCTTCTGCCAGAGGGCATGGACGTTCCTGAAGTGATCGATACAGTGAAACAGTTTCGATCTCTCGCCATTGTTGGGGAAAAAGGCACGGGCAAAAGAACCATTGCTTCTGCGATTCATTCCGAGCTCTATGATTTCTCCGCCTCTAAAAAAGAAATAACCATACGAGAATCCATTAGTGAAGATAGTTTGTTACTGATTCAAGAAACCATAAAAGTAAACAATGGCGTCCTTTATATAAAAGGGTGGGAATACGTTGAGCCAGCACAAATACAACACTGGCTTGCATTAGCTGCTGAAAGCCGGGCTGTATTGGTTTTCGCGGCAGAAGACCGTCATGTAGTGGATACCGTATTTCAAAACGAACAAGTATTAACCATTCCAGCACTGCGCGAGAGATTTGAACATATAAAAACATTTACCTTACCCTATATTGCCCAATACAATGCAGTGTTTGGAAAACAAATTATAGGCCTGAATGATGAGGCATACAAAGCATTGAAGGAAAAAGACTGGGAAAATAATTTAAATGATTTACGTCTTATTATAAAAAACGCTATCAAACAATCTGACGGTCCGTATATAACACGCACGGATTTGAAGACAAATGAATCAGAAAATGAGTATGCCACCATGGACATTCCAGCGAACAAAACACTAGCTGAACTAGAACATGATATTATTGAACACGTCATGAAAGAGGAAGACTATAACCAAACCAAAGTAGCAGAGCGTCTTGGAATCAACCGCTCTACTTTATGGAGAAAGCTTAAAAATTGA
- the pdxA gene encoding 4-hydroxythreonine-4-phosphate dehydrogenase PdxA, with protein MRTKPIIGITMGDVAGVGPEIIVKALLENNLYEKVRPLIIGDAFYLQQVLEIVNIDASINKVEAVEEAQFETGTLNCLQVGNMSQDIPKGQVSAEAGKHAYLFVEKAVNLAKDQHINAICTAPLNKEAMQKGGYKYPGHTEILASLTNTDNYSMMLSAPNLKVIHLTTHVGLKDAIESITPERTYEVVKLAHETLKASGNEDPSIAVCGINPHAGENGLFGYGEEENQMVPGIEKAQGEGINVVGPSPADTLFFRAARGDYDIVVAAYHDQGHGPVKVLGLEAGINITVGLNGGVIRTSVDHGTAFDIAGKNIADHQSLVAAIYNAAELAPKQSIT; from the coding sequence ATGCGCACAAAACCAATTATCGGTATAACTATGGGCGACGTGGCCGGAGTAGGGCCGGAGATCATAGTAAAAGCGCTTTTAGAAAACAATCTGTACGAAAAAGTACGGCCGCTGATTATTGGAGACGCGTTTTATTTACAACAAGTCCTCGAGATTGTAAATATAGACGCATCTATAAACAAAGTCGAAGCGGTAGAAGAAGCTCAGTTTGAAACGGGTACCCTAAATTGTTTACAGGTCGGGAATATGTCCCAGGACATTCCAAAAGGACAAGTGAGTGCAGAAGCTGGGAAGCATGCGTATTTGTTTGTAGAAAAAGCGGTTAATCTTGCCAAGGATCAGCATATCAACGCTATTTGTACAGCTCCTTTAAATAAGGAAGCAATGCAAAAAGGCGGTTACAAATATCCGGGGCATACAGAAATTTTAGCTTCTTTAACGAATACAGACAACTATTCAATGATGTTATCCGCTCCTAACCTGAAAGTGATTCATTTAACAACACACGTAGGGTTAAAAGATGCGATAGAAAGTATTACGCCGGAACGGACGTATGAGGTCGTTAAGCTTGCGCACGAGACGTTAAAAGCATCTGGAAACGAAGATCCTTCGATTGCTGTATGCGGCATTAATCCTCACGCAGGAGAAAACGGACTGTTTGGATATGGGGAAGAAGAAAACCAAATGGTTCCTGGTATTGAAAAAGCGCAAGGCGAAGGAATCAATGTCGTAGGGCCTAGCCCGGCAGATACTCTATTTTTCCGAGCAGCCCGCGGCGACTATGACATCGTTGTAGCCGCTTACCACGACCAAGGCCACGGCCCCGTGAAAGTGCTAGGGCTTGAAGCTGGAATCAATATTACAGTAGGCCTTAATGGTGGAGTCATTCGCACGTCGGTAGATCACGGAACGGCTTTTGACATCGCAGGCAAAAACATTGCCGATCATCAAAGTCTGGTAGCTGCTATATATAATGCAGCAGAACTGGCACCAAAACAATCGATAACCTGA
- a CDS encoding four-carbon acid sugar kinase family protein, giving the protein MDLCIIADDLTGANDSGVQLLDVGYNPTVLVDGDLKGLHKHEVVVVDTDSRADASMASYHKVKQVMNTVQQYLPDVVYKKIDSTMRGNIGAELDAIYDTCSPDFIVINPAYPSAGRFVKNGELYVKDKPLDRSHIKNYPGPPFDTASIKTIINRQSAHDLWHGSPDWTDKQWKDALKKNDGENKRYITFDAKKDEDIERVVQVLTNSSYRFSWAGSAGLMPSVAKACLSQEKNETDKTKMEAGRFLFTIGSINQVTRLQLEQLKKADNMCHIAVHPTSLLFDYTETWNDVKRQFEKGANGKHVVLYTLYDEDTWESLQHALKKRNMEIKDASREIANALGNLVKQLRSTAAFKWYFLSGGDIAKAVCRQNKWDQLKLIDELENGIPIGQAQEDDPVFVITKAGGFGGKDVFLHALEKSERGVLY; this is encoded by the coding sequence ATGGATTTATGTATAATAGCTGACGATTTAACAGGAGCAAATGATTCAGGGGTGCAGTTACTGGATGTTGGGTATAATCCGACCGTCCTAGTAGATGGAGATTTAAAAGGCCTTCATAAACATGAAGTGGTTGTTGTAGATACAGATTCAAGGGCAGATGCCTCGATGGCTTCATACCATAAAGTAAAGCAAGTCATGAACACGGTACAGCAGTATCTCCCCGACGTTGTCTATAAAAAAATAGATTCTACCATGCGGGGAAACATCGGCGCAGAGCTCGACGCTATTTACGATACATGCTCACCTGATTTCATTGTTATCAACCCAGCCTATCCTTCTGCTGGACGTTTTGTAAAAAACGGGGAACTGTACGTAAAAGATAAACCATTAGATAGAAGCCATATTAAAAATTATCCTGGTCCTCCTTTTGACACCGCTTCGATCAAAACGATCATTAATAGGCAGTCTGCCCACGATTTATGGCACGGCTCGCCTGATTGGACGGATAAGCAGTGGAAGGACGCTTTAAAAAAAAACGATGGCGAAAACAAACGCTATATAACCTTTGATGCAAAGAAAGATGAAGATATCGAGAGAGTTGTTCAAGTTTTAACCAATTCTTCATACCGATTTTCCTGGGCAGGGTCGGCAGGATTAATGCCGTCTGTGGCGAAAGCTTGCTTATCCCAAGAAAAAAATGAGACGGATAAAACGAAAATGGAAGCAGGAAGGTTTCTGTTTACGATTGGAAGCATTAATCAAGTGACGAGATTGCAGTTAGAGCAGTTGAAAAAGGCTGACAACATGTGCCATATTGCCGTGCATCCGACCTCGCTGTTATTTGATTACACAGAGACATGGAATGACGTGAAACGGCAATTCGAAAAAGGAGCAAATGGAAAGCATGTAGTGCTATATACATTGTATGACGAAGATACTTGGGAGTCTTTACAGCATGCGTTGAAAAAGCGAAACATGGAAATAAAAGATGCTTCCAGAGAAATTGCAAATGCACTCGGAAACTTAGTGAAGCAATTACGTTCTACCGCTGCATTTAAATGGTACTTTTTATCAGGCGGCGATATTGCAAAAGCCGTCTGCAGGCAAAATAAATGGGATCAATTAAAACTGATTGACGAATTAGAAAATGGAATCCCCATCGGTCAAGCCCAAGAGGATGACCCTGTATTTGTCATCACAAAAGCAGGCGGTTTTGGGGGAAAAGACGTATTTTTACATGCTTTGGAAAAATCGGAGAGGGGGGTATTATATTGA
- a CDS encoding iron-containing alcohol dehydrogenase has translation MTNFYQFRSADRIFTGVRALKTIKDNIHQLPGDIKNVLIIAQPSMLKFGYVDTLQEALSSAGVTSTVRSDVTPEPTIHYVEEAVEEINQDQYDAMIGIGGGSVLDVTKFFAVCHTNEQSVRDMMGIEQIQKPGVPMVLIPSTSGTGSEVTPNSILTLPAEELKVGVVSQYFLPQQVYLDASLTLELPKSITAATGMDAFTHSLESYISNKANPLSDMFAMESMKLISDNILEAYHNGKNETARENMLLGSMLGGMALSAAGTAAVHAMAYLIGGSFGVTHGVANSMLLPHVMEFNYDSVEERLETIAQETSLSKSGNASDVLESIRSLTAELEIPQDLSAYGVKEEDVPDLAVAASNVKRLMDNNPKQMSVEEIEMIYRRLLL, from the coding sequence ATGACGAACTTTTATCAATTTCGCAGTGCCGACCGGATTTTTACTGGGGTTAGAGCCCTAAAAACGATTAAAGATAATATTCATCAGCTTCCGGGAGATATCAAGAATGTGTTGATTATTGCCCAGCCTTCTATGTTGAAGTTCGGCTATGTTGATACCCTGCAAGAAGCGTTATCAAGTGCTGGCGTTACATCTACGGTTCGTTCGGATGTTACGCCAGAACCTACCATTCATTATGTGGAAGAGGCAGTGGAAGAAATCAACCAAGACCAATATGACGCGATGATTGGCATTGGCGGAGGCAGTGTATTAGATGTAACGAAGTTTTTTGCTGTATGCCACACAAATGAGCAGTCCGTTCGGGACATGATGGGCATTGAACAAATACAAAAGCCGGGTGTTCCAATGGTTCTGATCCCATCGACTTCAGGAACGGGATCAGAAGTGACACCGAATTCTATTTTAACGCTGCCAGCAGAAGAATTGAAAGTTGGGGTTGTAAGCCAGTACTTTCTTCCGCAGCAAGTGTATTTAGATGCATCCTTGACGCTGGAGCTTCCTAAGTCTATTACAGCAGCAACAGGAATGGATGCATTTACTCATTCTTTAGAATCGTATATTTCAAATAAAGCCAATCCTCTTAGTGACATGTTTGCGATGGAGAGCATGAAATTAATCAGTGATAACATTTTGGAAGCTTACCACAACGGCAAGAATGAAACGGCGAGAGAAAATATGCTGCTAGGTTCTATGCTTGGCGGAATGGCTTTAAGTGCAGCTGGAACGGCAGCAGTTCATGCGATGGCATATCTGATTGGCGGTTCGTTTGGTGTTACACATGGGGTAGCTAATTCTATGCTGCTGCCGCACGTGATGGAATTTAACTATGATTCTGTTGAAGAACGTTTGGAAACAATTGCACAGGAAACGTCATTATCGAAAAGCGGCAATGCCAGTGATGTGCTCGAAAGCATTCGGTCGTTAACAGCTGAGCTGGAAATCCCGCAGGACTTAAGCGCTTACGGTGTAAAAGAAGAAGATGTTCCAGACCTTGCCGTAGCAGCATCCAACGTGAAGCGGTTAATGGATAATAACCCTAAGCAAATGAGTGTCGAAGAGATTGAAATGATCTATCGTCGTTTGCTCCTCTAA
- the dapA gene encoding 4-hydroxy-tetrahydrodipicolinate synthase encodes MKEVHLDGVITALLTAFDENGDVSENKLRQLSRHVLDAGVNGLFVLGTNGEFHVLNEEEKKLVAKASIEEANGEVPVIVGTGGNSTREVIERSKTMESLGADCLSVITPYFDPPSQEELYDYYRDVAEGVTIPTMIYNMPSRTNVSVDPETVARLSKIPNIIGIKDSSGDINLIKQYIEQTENFAVLSGADSLILDTLKAGGNGGVAATSNMVPELVVSIYDNWKNGKVEEAEKCQEALLPIRTLSKRATTPAVFKEAVCQLGIDIGAPRKPVHRVSGDIQEELREVLKQYEPYITT; translated from the coding sequence ATGAAGGAAGTCCATTTAGACGGTGTGATTACGGCGCTTTTAACGGCGTTTGATGAAAACGGGGACGTGAGTGAAAACAAATTGCGCCAGCTCTCAAGGCACGTGTTAGATGCTGGTGTGAATGGATTATTTGTACTGGGGACAAATGGTGAATTTCATGTATTAAATGAAGAAGAGAAAAAGCTTGTTGCAAAAGCTTCGATTGAAGAAGCAAACGGCGAAGTTCCAGTGATTGTAGGGACAGGCGGAAACAGCACGCGGGAAGTTATCGAGCGTTCGAAAACAATGGAAAGCTTGGGGGCGGATTGTTTATCGGTGATCACTCCTTATTTTGACCCGCCGTCTCAAGAAGAGTTATACGACTATTACCGGGACGTAGCAGAAGGCGTTACCATACCAACCATGATTTACAATATGCCATCGCGCACCAATGTTTCTGTGGATCCGGAAACGGTTGCTAGATTATCAAAGATTCCTAACATCATTGGCATTAAAGACAGCAGCGGTGATATTAACCTTATTAAACAATACATCGAACAGACAGAAAACTTTGCCGTATTATCAGGCGCAGATTCATTGATTCTCGACACATTAAAAGCTGGCGGAAATGGCGGTGTGGCTGCTACATCCAATATGGTTCCGGAATTGGTTGTTTCGATTTACGACAACTGGAAAAATGGCAAGGTCGAAGAGGCAGAAAAATGCCAGGAAGCCCTTTTACCGATCCGAACGTTGTCAAAGCGTGCCACTACACCTGCAGTGTTTAAAGAAGCGGTTTGCCAATTAGGCATTGATATCGGGGCGCCGCGAAAACCAGTCCACCGCGTGTCCGGTGACATTCAAGAAGAGCTTCGGGAAGTTTTAAAACAATACGAGCCATACATTACGACGTAA
- a CDS encoding TRAP transporter large permease, which translates to MILLLIVSIFFFCLLIGVPVVFSLIVASAIPILFEPMVSLTQMSSIMLESLGSFTLLAIPLFIFCGRLMNLTGVTEDLIYISKALVGKAKGSLAHINIVTSIFFAAISGSSVADVASLGRVLIPAMIKAGYSREFAATVTAASSTIGSIIPPSILLIVYGALAKTSVAGLFIGGILPGILIGLMQMGYAYFYASKNNVGTVNSEDLGLDSNKELSKIVAIKKVIFPLSLFLIVIVGIMSGVFTATEAASIAVVYVVFIAFFVKKERRFGQYMDVSKQAAMDAATIYILIAAAAFLSWVLTYYKAMDPIIQFLINSDVSPAGFLILLTLLYVVLGTFMEPTSAMLIFVPLLLPVMNALEIDPIVAGIVTVMAIRLGTVTPPYGLSSLLASKVAGTNVMKMLNHILIFVGVYLGSILIIIFFQDIVTFLPNLFMDE; encoded by the coding sequence ATGATTCTACTACTAATTGTCAGTATATTTTTCTTCTGTTTATTGATAGGTGTGCCCGTTGTTTTTAGTTTAATCGTTGCTTCAGCCATTCCTATATTGTTTGAGCCAATGGTCAGTTTGACTCAAATGAGTTCGATTATGTTGGAATCTCTTGGAAGTTTCACCTTATTAGCGATTCCATTATTTATCTTCTGCGGCCGGTTGATGAACCTAACTGGCGTCACAGAAGATTTAATTTACATTTCAAAGGCACTGGTTGGAAAAGCGAAAGGAAGTTTAGCGCATATAAACATTGTCACAAGCATATTTTTTGCAGCTATCTCAGGATCTTCTGTAGCAGACGTGGCATCTTTGGGAAGGGTATTAATACCTGCAATGATTAAAGCTGGTTACAGCCGAGAATTTGCTGCAACGGTGACTGCAGCTTCTTCAACAATAGGGTCTATCATCCCGCCTAGTATTTTATTAATTGTGTATGGTGCTTTGGCTAAAACATCGGTCGCGGGACTGTTTATTGGAGGAATTTTGCCAGGTATATTAATAGGTTTAATGCAGATGGGTTATGCTTATTTTTATGCTTCCAAAAATAATGTCGGCACAGTAAATAGTGAGGATCTTGGATTAGACAGCAATAAAGAACTTTCAAAAATTGTAGCGATTAAAAAAGTCATATTTCCTTTAAGTCTATTTTTGATAGTTATTGTAGGGATAATGAGTGGCGTATTTACTGCAACTGAAGCAGCTAGTATTGCTGTAGTGTATGTAGTCTTTATTGCGTTTTTTGTTAAAAAAGAAAGAAGATTTGGCCAATACATGGATGTCTCTAAACAAGCAGCTATGGATGCGGCGACTATTTATATATTAATTGCTGCGGCAGCGTTTTTGTCGTGGGTATTGACTTACTATAAAGCGATGGATCCAATCATTCAATTTTTAATAAATAGTGATGTAAGCCCGGCTGGCTTTTTGATTTTACTAACGCTTTTGTACGTGGTTTTAGGTACGTTTATGGAGCCCACGTCCGCTATGCTTATTTTTGTTCCACTATTACTTCCAGTAATGAATGCTTTAGAAATTGACCCAATTGTAGCTGGGATCGTAACCGTAATGGCTATTCGTCTTGGTACAGTAACGCCGCCATATGGTTTGTCTAGTCTATTGGCTTCTAAAGTAGCAGGGACAAATGTGATGAAAATGCTTAATCATATTTTAATATTTGTAGGTGTGTATCTTGGTTCTATTCTTATTATTATCTTTTTCCAAGATATTGTTACATTCTTGCCTAACCTGTTTATGGATGAATAA